In Burkholderia sp. WP9, a genomic segment contains:
- the tuf gene encoding elongation factor Tu, which yields MAKGKFERTKPHVNVGTIGHVDHGKTTLTAAITTVLTQKFGGEAKAYDQIDAAPEEKARGITINTAHVEYETANRHYAHVDCPGHADYVKNMITGAAQMDGAILVCSAADGPMPQTREHILLARQVGVPYIIVFLNKCDMVDDAELLELVEMEVRELLSKYDFPGDETPIIKGSAKLALEGDKGELGEVAIMNLADALDTYIPTPERAVDGAFLMPVEDVFSISGRGTVVTGRVERGVVKVGEEIEIVGIKPTVKTTCTGVEMFRKLLDQGQAGDNVGILLRGTKREDVERGQVLAKPGSINPHTHFTAEVYVLSKDEGGRHTPFFNNYRPQFYFRTTDVTGSIELPKDKEMVMPGDNVSITVKLINPIAMEEGLRFAIREGGRTVGAGVVAKILE from the coding sequence ATGGCCAAGGGTAAGTTTGAGCGGACCAAGCCGCACGTGAACGTCGGCACGATCGGTCACGTTGACCACGGCAAGACCACGCTGACGGCAGCGATCACGACGGTTCTGACGCAGAAGTTTGGCGGCGAAGCGAAGGCATACGACCAGATCGACGCGGCGCCGGAAGAAAAGGCACGTGGTATCACGATCAACACGGCACACGTCGAGTACGAAACGGCCAACCGCCACTACGCACACGTCGACTGCCCGGGCCACGCTGACTATGTGAAGAACATGATCACGGGCGCAGCGCAGATGGACGGCGCGATCCTGGTGTGCTCGGCCGCTGACGGCCCGATGCCGCAAACGCGTGAGCACATCCTGCTGGCGCGTCAGGTTGGCGTTCCGTACATCATCGTGTTCCTGAACAAGTGCGACATGGTGGACGACGCTGAGCTGCTGGAGCTGGTCGAGATGGAAGTTCGCGAACTTCTGTCGAAGTACGACTTCCCGGGCGACGAAACGCCGATCATCAAGGGTTCTGCCAAGCTGGCGCTGGAAGGCGACAAGGGCGAGCTGGGCGAAGTGGCGATCATGAATCTGGCCGACGCGCTGGACACGTACATCCCGACGCCGGAGCGCGCAGTTGACGGCGCATTCCTGATGCCGGTGGAAGACGTGTTCTCGATCTCGGGTCGCGGCACGGTGGTGACGGGTCGCGTTGAGCGCGGCGTTGTGAAGGTTGGCGAGGAAATCGAAATCGTCGGTATCAAGCCGACGGTGAAGACGACCTGCACGGGCGTGGAAATGTTCCGCAAGCTGCTCGACCAGGGTCAGGCAGGCGACAACGTCGGTATCCTGCTGCGCGGCACGAAGCGTGAAGACGTGGAGCGTGGCCAGGTTCTGGCCAAGCCGGGTTCGATCAACCCGCACACGCACTTCACGGCTGAAGTGTACGTGCTGAGCAAGGATGAAGGCGGTCGTCACACGCCGTTCTTCAACAACTACCGTCCGCAGTTCTACTTCCGTACGACGGACGTGACGGGCTCGATCGAGTTGCCGAAGGACAAGGAAATGGTGATGCCGGGCGACAACGTATCGATCACGGTGAAGCTGATCAA